Below is a window of Phoenix dactylifera cultivar Barhee BC4 chromosome 7, palm_55x_up_171113_PBpolish2nd_filt_p, whole genome shotgun sequence DNA.
GCATGGTACAATACAGACAGACgcataacatgattttttttatgtaaaaaaaatgaattacaACATTATTTGTAATCACAGAACCACATCTTAGGGAACGAAGGCATGCATGTAATATAAAAAGATTTTGCAACTTGAAGAATTTCATCATATGTAAATGGTACCACTAGAACTTACAATATTATCAGAGTATACAattttcattcacatcacaATAAAAATCGCTGAGACTATAACCAGCTACCATCATAGAATTTTCAGCAAGCCAATATGTAGATTTTACTTCTCACCTCGAATGAAGACATCAAATGAGTTACTATATGCTGGATCATCATAACAGGGCATGGTGTAGAATGGTCTTACGGCCAAAGGATACCGATAAAGAATATAAAAATCAGTGTCAAACCTGTGTTGACAAGTAAGAAGATCATACGCTTAGCGAACAGTTCTcacatgaaaagaaaatgaacaaatgatattgtgatattaTAAACTCACTTCTCACGAACAAGCCGACCCAATGTTTTCTCAGCCTCTGTATTTAAGTCCCCAAAAGGGTCAACCTCTATTCCAGCTTCCTGTTAAAATGAGTTGAACAGATCttgttattaaaagaaaagccaAGCAGAAATAGCATTCCaatcacaattttatttttcattgttaGATGGCCAACAAGATAGGTCATACTACCAGTTAACTAAGAACCAAAAGATAGCTTTACAGGTCAATTGTTTTTGTGGTGTAACTTCTTACAAAATTATAGCTACTTAGCCTTATTCAACTCACTGCTGCTTGTAATTTCAATCATTGGAAATCAGATAATTCTTTCTCTAAATCATACACTTGTTAGTCTTTACATCTCTTTGCTGAGCTAATAAATATGATATTTGTGCAGTTAAAACTTTCACAGAAAGTTCCCTGTATCAAGTTCCAAAATAATATCATTActcaaatagaaaaagaaaatcccGCATATCATTACAATTAAGTTCAGTAGTTGCATGCCCGTGAGATTGAACATTTGTTATCATATCCATTTAATTCAAAGATAACGGGCCATTCACTGTAAATTAGTAATCCTCACTTATTTAACAGCCATCTTCAAAATTCAGCCAAGTCTGCTGCCAATACCCAACGGTAATTATTCAACAAACTTATGTCCTGCTTCAATCTACATCTATCTTCAATTTGGTATCTAGTTCTGGTATCAAGCATAAAACATCATATTTCTTCTTTAAGCATGTAAGACTCTAGGAGGTATATGACAAGTGTAAgttgaaaaacaaaaagatgacCATTGGCACAGGAAAAACTTAAAGAAGCATCAGAATAGGATAGAGAATATATCAACAATGATAATTATAAGCTAGACAAAGGGTAGGCACCTTAAGCATTTCGACACCCTCCAAAAAATTGAGCCGCAAGGTTTTCCTCAAGTACTGTAATACATACAGGTTAAGCATAATCAGAAGCATAGATAGACAAAAGGCAGGAAAACAGAATAGTTTGCCGTAAGTAGACAGACTATCAAGTGGATGAGATTCAATGGTttagcaattttttttagagGATATAAAAGTAATGTCCTTAACCTTCAAAGGTTCAAAGGGATATTGTCTGTTGATTGCATCCAGTTCCTTCTTGCAGTTCTCGCTCAAATGGTCAAACATTGCAACGAACAAATGGTCCACGATATCACAAACCTGCACAAACAATCCAAAGCTTTCATGGTTAATCTGATAAATGAACTGAATTAAAAGATGTATAACACTTTATTCCTACCTCAAAATAGTGTTCCTTGATCTCCATTTCAACATCAAGACCTACAAATTCACATAAATGCCTATGCGTGTAGGAGTCTTCTGCTCTGAATACAGAACCAACTTCAAATACACGTCCAAAACCACCACATATTGCCATTTGCTTGTAAAGCTGAGGTGATTGTGCCAAGCAAGCAGGTTGCCCCTTGTAGTCCAGTTTAAATACAGCTGCACCACCTTCACTTGATCCAGGAACCAGCTTGGGAGTATGGATCCCTACAAATCCCTTGGACAGCATAAATCGTCTAAATATCTGCATCATTGCACTAGTTGATTCACAATCCAGATTCCATTTTTAAGATTATCatgacatctttttttttttattttgtaaaatTATGATAAGTCGAATGGAAGGGGGCATTTCTCGAAGAGATGGTAAAGGCTTAGATTGACTAAGTGGGTCTAGCAGCCACTTtgaataagaaaagaaagaaccaAAGGTTAGGTCTATCCCCAGTTCTCCCCTCCCAAGACCCCAGAATGTTGGGAAAATAATTTGACAGTGTAGTTGTACGCTAATTAGAACAAAAAATTTCCCACATTATAGACAAGAGATGAGCTTTTAGAAAAGCAATTTAGGGCAGTTCCTGTTGTTTGTCAGTTTAATCAAAACAGATGATGATAAACATGAATGCAGGTTGAATCCTCTTTATATTATCTTGACGAAAGCAGATAAAGCTctacccatctctctctctctctctcatacgcgcgcgcgcacacacacaaaAGAAAACAGGAATTCAGGTGAGGCAccaaatttattttcaaatttacAAATTATATTTAGAAACAAGTCTTATGAAAAGCAGCCAAACAGGGTTTTGAGTACAAaatactgttttttttttcatttttgggGACATATTTCTGCATAACCTAAAAACCAATTTGGCCCTCAGGTAGGACTCACAATATCTGAGCCATCTCAAATGACATTGTTGTTTGAGAAGATTGAGCACTTACATCTTCGACATGACATTGAATACGGAAAGTCGCTTGATTTGCAGGAGTACGCAAGTCGAGAACTCTATAATTCAAACGAGTGTCCTGACCAACACGAACAAGCTGCTCTCCAGTCTGTGCCACTTAAGTTGTTGCATTAGAAGCTTGATCATTAAACAAAAGTTTACAAGGAAATACATGAGTGACTAAAAGATAGCACCATTATTCCAAATTGTAAAACTCAATTAACTGTTATATGGAAAACACAGCTTCCATCAAATTGGTTTGTCACTGTTACTTCTACATGCAAGCAAAATTGCCACTAGCTCTGTTgcctgaaattttcagattataAAACTTACCTGTTCAGCTTTCTCAAATTCTGTCTCACTTCGTGCTGCATCCTCAATATTGATAGGCAAATTCGGCACAGCTCTATTGATACAGTAAAGCTTCCTCACTTGAACTTCCACCTGCAGAAAGACCATGAACAGTTGAGTTTGCTATTACTCGGAAAAAGATAAACTAAACTGGAATTTTCATGGTACAAGACCACCAAAACCTGTAGAAAAATACATATACAATTATCAAGGCAGTGTATCCCCTTGCAGGAAGTAATAGCAGGGACAAAagatcaagtttttttttttttttttttggtgagagAAGATAAAAGATCAACTTCAGCTACCGGCAGGTCCAAATATTTTCCAGTACTTTCCTAGTAAAAGATCAGGTTCAGCTAATGGCAAATCCAAATATTTTCCAGTAAAAGAATGAGGTCATTTTCTATCAATGCATAAACTGATAAGCAAGAAGCCTAAAAATTAACAACACTAAAGTAACAAGCAAAAGATAGAACTTGAAAGTCAAACAGCCTCCTGATGGTCCAGACAGTAACATGTTTTTCTATTGATGCAAAACAGAGGCAAATATTGCCTATAAGAGCCACCAAAAGAAAGATGTAACtggcttcttttttcttcacttgaataagAAATCAAAAGCCTATTGTTTCACATCAGTTTGAGAGTCTTTCTGCTTCTTTTAGGAGTGTATTCATCCATAGCAGTAGGGGTTGTCTAGccaatcttcttgttttttgaaaatttcttttgcatcaAGGTTTGGATTTGCAGAGTTACTTTTTCATGTACTTAATGTAACTAGACCTCATCAACAAGATAATGGAAGGGCAGCAGGAGACCAGTGTCAGTGGCAGCCGCAAtctttgaaggaaaaaaaaaacactcggGAAACTCCACGAGTCAAAACCTAGCTTCAAGCAAACAGTCAACAAAGATTAAGAAAGAGTCGAGACCTCGGTAAGGCCTTTTTGATCTTCCTCGTCTCCTAATtaaaacccttggttgaaatctgatctgattttcttttttctcctttttcctgATTAACTGAGAACTAGGGTGCTAAATTTCTctcataaatcaagaagaatatattttatttgacaTTGAAAAGAAGATGGAGTAATAATgagattcttcctcctctaccTTCGGTGGAGAAGAATtgtaagtcaaaaaaaaaacctcctGTACCATAAAGTTTGGATCTTTCGAAACCCTTCCTTAGCTACGGATCTCTCCACTTACAGTTTGCGGTGCTCATCATAAAATCATTCAATCGCAGAAAAGAATTAATAAACTTTTAAAACAGAACCTACAAAAATGAGAGACAAAGACGGTCTACCTGCTGCGTGGTGCCCTTAATGGGATCCTTGGGAATGGAGACGACCCCTTCGACGTCGACGATGGACTCCTTGCTGAGCGCCGTTGCGAACTTGACCATCTGAGGGCTCACCCACTCCTTGTTGACGACCAGCACGCACTGGACAGTGCTCACGTACTGCCTCAACACCAGGAACGCCATCTTCTTGCTGACAGGCCTGATCGCCTGGGCCGCGCCCCGGATCAGGACCATCCGTTCCGCCAGCTCGGCGTCCAGCGACCCGATCTCCGCCCACTGCCGGCCGCTGACCGCTTTGGACTGGATATCCTCCGTCGGGATGTCGCCGTAGTTCCCAGAGAAGGGGTCCGCTTCTGCGGCTACGGTGGCGGCGGCAGCGGCCTCTTGCTGCTTGCGGAGCCTCTCGGCTTTCTGGGCCTCCTTCTTCGCCTGCTTCTTGCTGAGATTCGCCAGCTCGGAGCCGTTCTCTCCGGCGGGAGGAGGCGTCTGGGAGGATTCTGGCTCGGTGGATGCCATGGTTTCAGCACGCCAAGAACCCCGAAACCTAGAATAAAACCCTTTCCAGAGAAGACGTTTGCCCGCTTgagggatagagagagagagagagaattaaaaaaaaaaaacaaaagacgaCGTTTTTCCCAGGAATTGCCTCCTTGGTGGTCACGTTTGCCGTGAGGAGGAGCGAGGAGCGAGGagcgacccgacccgacccgaccggaCCAGAACACAAACAGGAAGCGGGACAAAACAAGGGGAAGAGATGCTCCGGAGCCGGGTATGTTTACCGGGATGGGGGGTTCGTCCAATCCCATCTTCTAAGGGTCAGAGGAGAACTCGTCAGCGTCGTCGAATCGGCGCCCCCAGTAAGCATTAGTCGCTCGTTTCTATGCAACCTCACCTTCTACAATTCTTTACCTATTTGTAATGGGCAGaaaatcttgtagaatttgtggaatggaaaaaaaaaaaatccatgggAATGGCTTCCCAGCCCATCCAAATCACTCCAATGGTGGAAAAGAATTGAGAACTCCATTTATTGAATCTAATAGACTCAAGAAGTCAACGTAAGCACCTTAAGGACAAGGGATAGAGAGCTGCCTCCGGAGCTCAACGATATTCTGTTTTCTAGTTTCATTAGGTACATTCATACACATATTGTATAAATTATCtatcttagcaaaaaaaaaaaaaaattagactcAACATTCTAaactaaataccaaaataaaacAAATCGGGCTAATCAATTTAGCCTTGATTGAGTTGGAGAGGAAAAATTTGAGAGTTGAAAGTAACCAAGCTTTTAGCAGATTCAAGGGTGAGCAAGCAAAATTCttttatcaaaaaatttaattaaagtttttttaaaaaataaataaatatatatatattataaaaataattttttatagttttaaaaaaattatgtagaaTATAAAAAACTCTAATTCTCAtaatagaatatttttttaaaaaaatatataatagatattttacataattatttaaaaaatagatgcttaatcaaatatatatattttaaatatatttttttagtcaaatcaaaaatatagaaaatattttttaaggcATTGGGGTGtcatttttgaaaaattatattttaataaaaaatattctttcttAAAACAAAAGAAGTTCAAAGGAAAGAGAATTCCGAAGATGGGCTAATGGTTTAACTAAACTCAAGCATTCCGTTTGCGGGCGTGCTGCAGTTTCACCGCGTGGCGACGGGTATGGtgacgctttttttttttttttttttttttttttttgctaaaaacggatatttcatacaatacgtgtacgaatacatccaagaaaatcaaaataaagcaaCTCGCGGAGCGCATGTGGCAGCTCCTCCTCCCCCGACCAAAGGGTATACCCTGAGTGATGAGCCGCATGGGCCGCCACCCAATCGGCTGCCCCATTagcttctctaaatacatgtTGAGCCTGAAAGGCTCGCtcatctcccatcatgctccctATGTCGCGGATCAAAGGGTGGTCTGTACCATCACCCGTCGCCCCCCTCCGAATCCATCCGATGACCGTGGTGGAGTCGCCCTCCAAAATGATCGACCTGGCTCGCAGGATCATCCTCGCATGGCGCACGCCCGCCCAGGCTGCTCGAAGCTCTGCCTCCGGAACCGACGTATCGAACAGCTGGCAGCCACCTGCTGCAACTACCCTGGAGTGCGGGCCTCGTATAACAAAGCCCGCACCACCCCGCGCACCGCCGTCCAACACCGACccgtcaaaattgaccttgaggaaactcgggggtgggggctcccaggtgaaaaacaccatatggtgggctgccgaagcagagggggggccccaggtgtcccgagctgtcaaaggtctgtCTGAAGAGGTGGTGGGTACAAACTCAAGGGCCTGAACACGAGCAAGCTCCGCagcaaacctcggtgacaccctgcggTCGCCGAGAGTACGAGCATTTCTTGCCAGCCAAATCTGGTGCgctgtgcaagtcgctctaATAGCCTCCTGACACGTCCCGGAACTGGGTAGCCCCTGTCGTATCATGTGAAGGAACTGTGGCCTGTCACTCCGGGCCTCCTGCGAGATCCCGGCCCACTGCCATGTCAATCTCGCCCATACACACTGAAAGAGCACATGGTCTACCGACTCCACAGCCCCACACGCTCCACACTCTGCAGGGATCCCCCAACCACGCCTACTCAGCGcagctctcgtcggaaggcgatcccagaacaccttccataagaagaggGCTACCCGCGGGTGGAGACCGTGCCTCCAGATCCATGTGCAATCCGGCCCCCTCTCCCGTTCTGACTGGATGACACGGGAGAGGTCTCCTAGCCTAACACTGGCCTGGCTCGATGTGCCCCATACCCTGACATCCCGCCCCCCACATCCTGGTAACGGAAGAGACCGGATCCTCGCTGCGAGGTGTACCCCAAATAGCTGTCGAAGTCTAGTATCATCCCACTCTACTCCACCTCCTGCCAAAAGGTCGCTAACCCGTAGTCCCTCTACTGCCTCTACATCGACCATGGTCGGCCAACGCCTCAATGGCACGGTGTCCACCCATGGCTCGCTGGTCACATCAATGCTCTGCCCGTCGCCGATCAGCCACCTGGTGCTCGCTAATGCAGTCGGTAAGTGCCTCAcaatctcacgccacatgaaaGAGACTCGGCGGCCCCTCCATGCCCCCCCTAGGCCCCCTCGTCCATATCGggctgccatcacctgactccataGGCTATGTGGCTCAAGTATAAACCGAACTGCATGCCGAGCGATGAGCGCCTCGCGCCTCTCCATCAGGGACTGCACCCCAAGACCGCCCTCACTAATAGGACGGCAGACCTGCTCCCAAGCCACCAAATGCACTCCATGGCCTCCACCGTGTGAGCCCCACAAAAAACTCCGAAGAAGACGCTCAATCCTCAACAAGGTCGTCTTTGGCATAacagtgttggccatgagatacATCGGTATGGATCCCAACACTGATCTGACCAAAGTCaatctccccatcatggatagggaAGATGCTCTCCATCCCTCAAGCCTGCTCTGTACCCGCTGCACCAGGCCCGAGCACTCTGCCACTCGCGGTCGTCGGCCGGTGATGGTAACTCCCAGGTAGGTCAGCGTCCCCTCCTGCTCTGGTATCTGCAGTAACCCCCGGATCTCCTGTCGAACTCTGGACTCCGTACTGGGGCTGAAGGTAATAGCTGACTTCCGGAAGTTCACTCTCTGGCCAGACGCTATGCAATAGTCCGTCACCACCCTGCGAAGAACCCGTGCCTCAGCCACTCGTGCCCTGGTCAAAAGAAGACAATCATTAGCGAAAAATAAGTGGGAAAGGGGTCGGGCCCCTGGTGCCGGACTATACGGCACCAGCTCCCGGCTAGCGCAAACTCTCTGCAAAGCTCGTGACAAAGTATCAGCACAAATAATAAACAAGTATGGAGATAAAGGACATCCCTGCCGTAGCCCCAATGTGGACTCGAAGAAATGTGAGGGCGTGCCGTTGACCAAGAAGGAGAACTTTGGTCCCCGTACGCACCCCATGACCCATCCGATCCACTGTCTGTGAAAACCATATGCCTCCAGCGCCTGCTCCAGAAAGCTCCACCTGACCCTATCataggccctctccatatccagcttgatgGCCATCAAGCTGCGCCGCTTCGGTGCTCTctgaagatcccacatcatctcctgagccAACAAAACATTATGTGAGATATTTCTACCAGCTACAAACGCCCCCTGCTCCTGGCTAATGATGCCTGGCAAAAGGGGCTTCATTCTGCCCACCATTATTCTTGCCACGACCTTATATAAAGTCGTGCACAAGCTAATAGGCCTGAAATGACTAGGCTCAACCGCATCCGGACGCTTCGGTATAAGCGTAACGAAAGTGGCTTTCCAGTCCTCCGGCATAGCAGCCCGGGAGAAGAAACACTGGATAGCCTCCACCACACCTCGGCGGAGAATGCCCCAGTACTGACGAAAGAAAAAAGGCGGAAAACCATCGGGCCCTGGGGCTTTGTCTGCTGCCAGTGCCCAAACTGCCTCCTGCACCTCCTGTGCCAGCACCGGTCGGATCAGGGATGCCCTCTCGACATCACCAATACCCGTCTCCACCCTCAAAGGGCGGAGCCCATCACTGACCTCCTCATCCTCCGTCCATCTGGCGCGGAAAAAGTCAAATAAGGTCTGTCGGACCGCCTGCTCGCCCTCCACTCGGTGGCCCGAGTCATCCCGCAAGGAATGGATCATGCTCCGCTGCCTCCGAATAACCGTCGACCGATGGAAGAAGCTGGTATTACGGTCGCCCTCACTCACCCACTGCACACGGGATTTCTGACGCCAGAAAATTTCATGCTGCCGTAGCAGGGAGTGGTGAGTAGCTAATAATCCCCGAAGGTCGGACATATCGTCCTCCGGGAGTACACCCCCCAGGTCTTCTCTCCTCTGCAACTCCGCAATCGAGGACTCTACCCCCTCCAAACGTCGGAATATGTTGCCCACAACCTCACGATTCCAACGGCGGAGACGCCTCTTCGTCAGCTCCAGGCGGCGCGACACCTGCTGCATGGCATCACCACACACCGGAGTACGCCACGCGTCACGAACTACGTCCCACGACTGGGggtatgatagccaaaccttctcaaaaTGGAAGGGGCTATGGTGGACATGTACCGATGAGGTGGATAGCAGCAGGGGGCAGTGGTCTGAGGCTATCCGGGGCAGATGCCTGACCCGGGAAGTAGGGAACCGGAGGACCCAATCAGGGGATGCTAAGGCCCTATCCAGACGCTCCCAGACTCTAGCATTACCTGACTGGTTGTTGCACCAGGTAAACTTTTGTCCGGAAAAACCTAGGTCTACCAGGCCGTTCCGCAATATAAAATCGCGAAACTCCCTCCTGTCCAGCCTATCTGCAAAGGCTGCACCCCCCCGCTTCTCATCCTCACCCTGGATACAATTGAAGTCACCAACCACCACTACCGGAACACCCTGAGTGGTGATGTTGGTGATCTCCTGCCAAAGGACTCTCCGAACTCTGTGATCCGTACTCGCATACACACCACACAGTACCCACGGAGCTGCTCCCGGTTCTGAAACTATCATGACTACCTGTTGAGGGCAATTGTGGAAAGCATCAATTGTCGCCACTCCTCGCCGCCAGAGGACCAGAATGCCTCCCGACAGCCCCCGAGAGTCAACTGCGTAGGTCTCCCAATCCCTTTCCAAACGTCGCCTCAAACGTCCAAGTCCCTCTCCAGATAATCGAGTCTCGCATAGGAAACAGATCTCCGGACAGTGAACCTGTACTAGTCGCTTAAAAGATGACATGAAGgacggcttggccgcccccctacaattccatGCTAGAATCATCATGGATCACAGTCCACATAGTCGGCCTCTGATCCATCCTCCCCTAGGGTCGCAGGGACGTCCACAGGCTCAACGCCCTGGctgcccccctcctcctcccccccgtGACGCTTAGACCGCGACCGACATTTGACGATTCAAAACCGACTTTTACGCcgggagaaaaaggaaaaaataaaagcacGAGGCGTCGACGCCGCAACAGAGGCAAGAAAGAAAAGCAAGCgagaggaaaaagagagaaaaaaccgACGACTTTTTACTCTCCATCTCACTGGTCGTCTCCGCGTCCCGTCTCCGCGCTCATTTCCCAGCCCCACCCTCTTTATCCTCCTCTCAGCCGCCAATTTCGACCTTCTTTCTCCTTTGCGATCTCGCCCCCGGCGCCTAGCCGGTGTATCCCTCTTGATCGAGGTATATATCGAAGTATTCGGTAGTTTTGGGGCTCAGATCGAGGGATTTCTTGGTTTCCAGGTTCCACGACGCCTCTAGTGTTTGATATatatgtttcttttttatttggcCTTTTTCTTTGGATCCTCGGTTCTTTCTCGTGACTCGTGAGGATTCGGCTCTCAGATGTAGGCATG
It encodes the following:
- the LOC103715549 gene encoding aspartate--tRNA ligase 2, cytoplasmic-like, giving the protein MASTEPESSQTPPPAGENGSELANLSKKQAKKEAQKAERLRKQQEAAAAATVAAEADPFSGNYGDIPTEDIQSKAVSGRQWAEIGSLDAELAERMVLIRGAAQAIRPVSKKMAFLVLRQYVSTVQCVLVVNKEWVSPQMVKFATALSKESIVDVEGVVSIPKDPIKGTTQQVEVQVRKLYCINRAVPNLPINIEDAARSETEFEKAEQTGEQLVRVGQDTRLNYRVLDLRTPANQATFRIQCHVEDIFRRFMLSKGFVGIHTPKLVPGSSEGGAAVFKLDYKGQPACLAQSPQLYKQMAICGGFGRVFEVGSVFRAEDSYTHRHLCEFVGLDVEMEIKEHYFEVCDIVDHLFVAMFDHLSENCKKELDAINRQYPFEPLKYLRKTLRLNFLEGVEMLKEAGIEVDPFGDLNTEAEKTLGRLVREKFDTDFYILYRYPLAVRPFYTMPCYDDPAYSNSFDVFIRGEEIISGAQRVHLPELLTKRAEACGIDVKTISTYIDSFRYGAPPHGGFGVGLERVVMLFCALNNIRKASLFPRDPQRLVP